The nucleotide window CCGGCCGGAATTTCGGCCAGCACCAGACCAATGGATTGTTCTTCGTTGTAGGCCGGAATAATCACGTGAATACGCGGGGCGGCGGGCAAATCGGGCATTGGGGCAGGGCAAGCATGGGCAGCAACGGCCCGACGAGCGGAAAAAACAGGGCAGACCCGGCTGTATAGGCGCCAAATCCGGTGCAAAGATGCACCTTCGCCACCGTTATTCGTTTAAGCCCATTGCGAGCTGTAACCTTGGCCCCGGCCAGCAGGTTTAAACCGGTATTCTATTTTTCCCTCTAGTCTCTGCACATGCTCCAGGTTGGTGACCAAGCCCCCGATTTTACCCTTAAGACCACTTCCGGCGACACGTTTCGCCTGGCCGACCAGCGGGGCCGCCGCAGCATCGTGCTGTATTT belongs to Hymenobacter cellulosilyticus and includes:
- a CDS encoding redoxin domain-containing protein, yielding MLQVGDQAPDFTLKTTSGDTFRLADQRGRRSIVLYFYPKTTRRAARPKPARFATSTRTSWSWAPKWWA